From the genome of Desulfuromonadales bacterium:
TCCTTTACCGAGGCCGCAGGCTGGAGCGCGCGCAGCCTCTCCTGCTCCTCCGTCAATTCCCGCACCTTGCGCTCCAGTGCCCGGATCTGGTCGAAGAGACAGGAGATCGCCTTGGCCTCGGGGTCGGGGAGCCGGCCATGTTCGAGGTCGACCTTCTCCTCCGGCTTCTCGCCGCCGGTCATCACCACCCGGCCCGGAACGCCGACCACCGTCGAATTGGGGGGAACTTCCTTGACCACCACGGAATTGGAGCCGATCTTGCTGTTGTCGCCGACCGTGAAGGGACCGAGAATCTTCGCCCCCGAGCCGATGACGACGTTGTTGCCGAGGGTCGGATGGCGTTTCTCCTTGGCCCAGGACGTGCCGCCGAGGGTGACGCCGTGGTAGAGGGTGCAGTTGTCGCCGATCTCTGCCGTCTCGCCGATGACCACTCCCATGCCGTGATCGATGAAGAACCCGCGGCCGATTTTGGCGCCGGGATGGATTTCGATGCCGGTAAAGAAGCGGCCGATGTGGGAGGTGAGTCGGGCGAGAAAGTAGAACCGTCCCAGCCAGAGGCGATGGGCCAGCCGATGAAAGAGCACGGCGTGAAACCCGGGATAGCAGAAAATGATTTCGAGCTTGCTGCGCACCGCCGGGTCACGCTCGAAAACGACCTTGAAATCCTCTTGCAGGGTTCGAAACA
Proteins encoded in this window:
- the cysE gene encoding serine O-acetyltransferase, with the translated sequence MFRTLQEDFKVVFERDPAVRSKLEIIFCYPGFHAVLFHRLAHRLWLGRFYFLARLTSHIGRFFTGIEIHPGAKIGRGFFIDHGMGVVIGETAEIGDNCTLYHGVTLGGTSWAKEKRHPTLGNNVVIGSGAKILGPFTVGDNSKIGSNSVVVKEVPPNSTVVGVPGRVVMTGGEKPEEKVDLEHGRLPDPEAKAISCLFDQIRALERKVRELTEEQERLRALQPAASVKESA